A stretch of Henckelia pumila isolate YLH828 chromosome 4, ASM3356847v2, whole genome shotgun sequence DNA encodes these proteins:
- the LOC140863296 gene encoding malate dehydrogenase, chloroplastic-like — protein MAATLSPTPRVRSTTFTGPRAGLLSQSKASSININSKSCFWNFNGLKATNSTNSASQSSFVGIESHHAFLKSLQIAKAQSQNQRSYTYAPPQASYKVAVLGAAGGIGQPLSLLIKMSPLVSALNLYDVANVKGVCADLSHCNTPSLVSDFTGPSELANCLKGADVVVIPAGVPRKPGMTRDDLFNINAGIVKSLVEAVADNCPDAFIHIISNPVNSTVPIAAEVLKQKGVYNPKKLFGVTTLDVVRANTFVARKKNKKLIDVDVPVVGGHAGITILPLLSKTKPSVTFTDQEVQELTVRIQNAGTEVVEAKAGAGSATLSMAYAAARFVESSLRALDGDSDVYECSFIQSDLTELPFFASRVKLGRDGVEAVISSDLEGLTEYEQKALEELKSELKASIEKGLAFVKQPVTA, from the coding sequence ATGGCAGCAACATTGTCACCCACGCCTCGTGTTAGATCAACAACATTCACTGGCCCCCGAGCTGGCCTGCTCTCACAATCAAAGGCTTCTAGCATCAATATCAATTCGAAAAGCTGCTTTTGGAATTTTAATGGTCTCAAGGCAACAAATAGCACAAACTCTGCATCTCAATCTTCATTTGTAGGCATTGAAAGTCATCATGCATTTCTCAAGTCCTTGCAGATTGCAAAAGCCCAAAGCCAGAACCAAAGATCTTACACATATGCTCCGCCTCAAGCATCCTATAAAGTAGCGGTTCTTGGAGCTGCTGGTGGAATTGGCCAGCCTCTATCCCTTTTGATCAAAATGTCGCCTCTCGTTTCTGCTTTGAATCTTTATGATGTGGCCAATGTCAAGGGAGTTTGTGCCGATCTCAGTCACTGCAACACACCCTCTCTGGTTTCGGATTTTACTGGACCATCTGAGTTAGCCAACTGTTTGAAGGGTGCAGATGTTGTCGTCATACCTGCTGGGGTACCAAGAAAGCCAGGTATGACCCGTGATGACTTGTTCAACATCAACGCCGGCATAGTGAAGTCTTTAGTCGAGGCTGTTGCCGATAACTGCCCTGATGCTTTCATCCACATTATCAGCAATCCAGTCAACTCCACAGTGCCAATCGCGGCCGAGGTTTTGAAGCAGAAGGGGGTTTACAATCCAAAGAAACTCTTTGGTGTCACTACTCTTGATGTTGTTAGAGCCAACACATTTGTTGCCAGGAAGAAAAACAAGAAGCTCATCGACGTTGATGTCCCAGTTGTTGGTGGGCATGCGGGAATTACCATTTTGCCCCTCCTGTCAAAGACTAAGCCCTCTGTTACTTTCACCGATCAAGAAGTGCAAGAGCTAACCGTGAGGATTCAAAATGCAGGGACTGAAGTCGTTGAGGCAAAGGCAGGAGCAGGATCAGCCACCCTTTCAATGGCTTACGCTGCAGCACGATTCGTGGAATCCTCACTCCGAGCCCTTGATGGGGACAGTGACGTGTATGAGTGCTCTTTTATCCAATCTGATTTAACCGAGCTCCCGTTCTTTGCCTCCAGGGTTAAGCTGGGAAGAGACGGGGTGGAGGCTGTGATTTCATCCGACCTTGAAGGCCTAACCGAGTATGAACAGAAGGCGTTAGAAGAACTCAAGTCCGAGCTGAAGGCTAGCATTGAGAAGGGCTTAGCCTTTGTTAAACAACCTGTGACTGCATAA
- the LOC140867298 gene encoding uncharacterized acetyltransferase At3g50280-like produces MSKIEILSSCIIKMASTTMNNGNASAISKMDLTPWDLMPLLICPIQQGLLFHNPNPMHDQFKKTFIHHLKTSLSRTLGFFPPLAGRLRATENDDGTSSFYMDCNNAGAEFTHANAPGVSVSDILDPIYVPEIVFSFFTLANISNLEGASEPLLGVQVTELEDGFFVGCSMNHAVADGASFWHFFNSWSEISRGLETISKIPVFQRWLPGKINLPIHIPPLERRNMFADFDSDQSMLQRVFHFSKENITKLKYRANAEAGTEKISSLQSLLAHIWRSVLRGRHNNNNNNKNNSSINQNPENQEIYFIVPVGTRERIPLHSCYFGNASYGATIATNGDDIFHHGLGYTAMKFHQLVNQQTKEQAIKNMENWAENPAIPSKRLSSNICVVSNSPRYDVYGNDFGWGKPIAVRSGMELKVDGRITVYPAADPGGGIDVEAYLTEGTLEAMANDAEFVESLAGICHARFTS; encoded by the coding sequence ATGTCGAAAATCGAAATACTATCTTCATGTATCATTAAGATGGCATCAACCACCATGAACAATGGCAATGCATCTGCCATTTCAAAGATGGACTTAACTCCATGGGATCTGATGCCACTGCTAATCTGCCCTATACAACAAGGGCTACTCTTTCACAATCCCAACCCCATGCATGATCAATTCAAGAAAACCTTCATCCATCACCTCAAAACCTCACTTTCAAGAACATTAGGCTTCTTCCCTCCCCTGGCGGGGCGACTGAGAGCCACTGAAAACGACGATGGGACGAGCTCTTTCTACATGGACTGCAACAATGCCGGAGCCGAGTTCACTCACGCGAACGCCCCGGGCGTGTCGGTCTCCGACATCTTGGATCCAATCTACGTACCTGAGATTGTCTTCTCATTTTTCACACTGGCTAACATTTCCAACTTGGAAGGGGCTTCTGAGCCATTGCTCGGGGTGCAAGTGACCGAGCTAGAAGACGGGTTTTTCGTCGGTTGCTCCATGAATCATGCTGTAGCGGACGGGGCTTCTTTCTGGCATTTCTTCAATTCTTGGTCTGAAATATCCCGTGGACTCGAAACTATATCCAAGATCCCTGTTTTCCAACGCTGGCTTCCGGGGAAAATCAATCTCCCGATCCATATCCCTCCATTGGAAAGGCGAAACATGTTCGCTGACTTCGATTCAGATCAATCAATGCTACAAAGGGTTTTCCATTTCAGCAAAGAGAACATCACTAAGCTCAAATACAGAGCCAATGCCGAAGCGGGCACCGAAAAAATCTCCTCTTTACAATCTCTGTTAGCTCACATATGGCGATCCGTGCTGCGCGGGCGgcataacaacaacaacaacaacaagaacaaCAGCAGCATTAATCAAAACCCCGAGAACCAAGAAATTTACTTCATTGTACCCGTCGGCACCAGAGAAAGAATACCTCTGCACAGTTGTTACTTCGGCAACGCGAGTTACGGGGCAACAATTGCCACGAACGGAGACGATATCTTTCATCATGGCCTGGGATACACGGCGATGAAGTTCCACCAACTTGTGAATCAACAAACTAAGGAACAAGCGATCAAAAACATGGAAAATTGGGCGGAAAATCCCGCGATACCTAGTAAGCGTCTGAGCAGTAATATTTGTGTCGTGAGCAATTCGCCGAGGTACGACGTGTATGGGAATGATTTCGGATGGGGGAAACCGATAGCTGTGAGGAGTGGGATGGAGTTGAAAGTTGATGGGAGGATCACGGTTTACCCGGCGGCGGATCCGGGCGGCGGCATCGACGTGGAAGCTTACTTGACGGAGGGAACATTGGAGGCCATGGCAAATGATGCAGAGTTCGTGGAATCTCTTGCCGGAATATGCCATGCACGTTTTACTTCTTGA